A single window of Nicotiana sylvestris chromosome 3, ASM39365v2, whole genome shotgun sequence DNA harbors:
- the LOC104238388 gene encoding uncharacterized protein, with the protein MDPPPLPSQINAIPTTNAITQIAQQNYPDSASSSPSSRQNDTWDQESLAQVPGAKLRLICSYGGHIIPRPHDKSLCYVGGDTRIVVVDRQSSLSDLQIRLSHTLLNGRGFSLKYQLTNEELDSLVSVTTNEDLDNMIEEYDRAMSASPLKPSRLRLFLFLAKPETAASMGCLLADSKSETWFVDALNNASLLSRGLSDSAAGDNFLELETIPKSDSGINLEAQNESLAANNRQMAKNAIQEVQSTMPDSPMVETTSSFESSVSSPSMPNLPPIRVRAEDAGYANATFNDQMLGIDEQFSQMNVASNAQKVDDGYLHLAAAAATPPLPTVIGGAAVMSSATLVNTAPATGEHQGRVISDDERSDHSAPTGRRKPPLPLQPIQRKVGDGYSLPSPDSKHAAGGYNLQSPDSVASDSSIASATSFSKHAIYQDAPPAASRETRVPYAVTDPKNNVLDQNSQIQMQQVQDSVVIQVPQQQQQPQFIPTSGHYIQHTATGPVAVQPCYQMYAPQTQQPIHQQMDQQYPMYYMPVPQTQPYNMTVQSNIVDANAAASSQQLTPPNQTMVSSSAAFKEALPPIYPTRTVQSSNPEMPVNVYRTATPATQTVVQIPQSQYHQQYYGLSQVPPPPQQMTAVSNGAANFGYEYSHPVHEQVYYTQNTAPSHPSQYQTMNPTTAVLLSQASAQLAAENTTAQNRTS; encoded by the exons ATGGATCCTCCACCACTTCCATCCCAAATCAATGCCATTCCTACAACTAATGCCATCACTCAAATTGCCCAACAAAACTATCCAGATTCTGCCAGCTCCTCCCCGAGCTCACGCCAAAATGATACGTGGGATCAGGAGTCTCTGGCACAAGTCCCTGGTGCCAAACTCCGCCTCATATGCAGCTACGGGGGTCATATTATTCCCCGTCCCCACGATAAGTCCCTCTGTTATGTCGGTGGTGACACCCGCATTGTGGTAGTTGACCGTCAATCCTCCCTCTCCGATCTTCAAATTCGCCTTTCCCACACTCTCCTCAATGGCCGCGGATTTTCCCTCAAGTATCAGCTCACGAATGAAGAACTTGATTCCCTTGTATCTGTCACAACTAATGAGGACTTAGATAACATGATTGAAGAGTACGATCGTGCAATGTCTGCTTCGCCTTTGAAACCTTCTCGTCTTCGTTTGTTCCTTTTTCTTGCCAAACCTGAGACAGCAGCTTCTATGGGTTGCCTCCTTGCTGATTCTAAATCCGAGACGTGGTTTGTTGATGCTCTTAATAATGCTAGCTTGCTTTCTAGAGGGCTTTCTGATTCAGCTGCGGGAGATAATTTCCTGGAACTTGAAACCATTCCCAAAAGTGATTCTGGTATAAACCTGGAGGCTCAGAATGAGTCATTGGCGGCTAATAATAGGCAAATGGCAAAGAATGCAATCCAAGAAGTGCAATCCACTATGCCTGACTCACCAATGGTTGAAACAACCTCATCATTTGAGTCCAGTGTTTCATCCCCATCTATGCCAAATTTGCCTCCAATTAGAGTTAGAGCTGAAGATGCAGGTTACGCGAATGCAACATTCAACGATCAGATGCTTGGGATAGATGAACAGTTCTCACAGATGAATGTAGCTTCAAATGCACAAAAGGTGGATGATGGTTACCTTCATTTGGCTGCAGCAGCGGCAACACCACCTCTTCCTACTGTAATCGGCGGTGCAGCTGTTATGTCATCGGCTACTTTGGTGAACACTGCACCGGCTACAGGGGAACATCAAGGCCGGGTTATCTCTGATGATGAAAGATCAGATCATAGCGCGCCTACTGGGCGCCGAAAACCTCCATTGCCGTTACAGCCGATTCAGAGGAAAGTTGGAGATGGTTATAGCTTGCCATCACCTGATTCAAAACATGCTGCAGGGGGTTACAACTTGCAATCACCTGATTCTGTAGCAAG TGATAGCAGCATTGCATCAGCTACGTCCTTCTCAAAACACGCGATTTACCAAGACGCACCTCCAGCAGCAAGTCGTGAAACCAGAGTGCCTTATGCAGTAACTGACCCCAAAAATAATGTTCTGGACCAGAACTCTCAAATTCAGATGCAGCAAGTTCAAGATTCTGTAGTTATACAAGTTccacagcagcagcagcagccgCAGTTCATTCCTACCAGCGGACATTACATCCAACATACTGCAACAGGTCCAGTGGCAGTCCAGCCTTGCTATCAAATGTATGCACCCCAAACTCAGCAACCAATTCACCAACAAATGGACCAGCAATATCCCATGTACTACATGCCAGTACCTCAGACTCAGCCGTATAATATGACAGTGCAATCTAATATAGTTGATGCTAATGCTGCAGCTTCAAGCCAGCAGCTAACACCACCAAATCAAACAATGGTTTCATCCTCAGCAGCCTTTAAAGAAGCTCTCCCGCCTATTTATCCAACAAGAACTGTCCAGTCCTCTAACCCTGAAATGCCTGTCAATGTATATAGAACAGCTACCCCAGCGACTCAAACAGTAGTACAAATTCCTCAAAGTCAATATCATCAACAGTATTACGGTCTTTCCCAGGTTCCTCCTCCACCACAGCAAATGACTGCTGTTTCTAATGGCGCTGCTAATTTCGGCTATGAGTATTCTCATCCTGTGCATGAACAGGTGTACTATACTCAAAACACAGCTCCATCACATCCTTCTCAGTACCAAACTATGAACCCTACCACTGCAGTTTTATTATCACAGGCTTCAGCACAGCTAGCTGCAGAGAATACCACAGCTCAGAACAGAACTTCATAG